The following proteins are co-located in the Conyzicola lurida genome:
- a CDS encoding flagellar hook assembly protein FlgD, whose amino-acid sequence MSIDSITGVVSTQAAAAAASAAAAPKQTMDSEVFMSLLVSQLRNQDPSSPMDTNEMISQTTQLAMMEKITELTETGTENFSLQMRIAASAIVGKQVSYLDSTTGLPIKGTADSVSFTGVVPTVSVGGKDIPLDLIAGITTTSAATTTAS is encoded by the coding sequence ATGAGCATTGACAGCATCACCGGCGTCGTCTCGACGCAGGCCGCGGCTGCGGCGGCCTCTGCCGCGGCGGCGCCCAAACAGACGATGGACTCCGAGGTGTTTATGTCGCTCCTCGTCTCGCAGCTGCGCAACCAGGACCCGAGCTCGCCGATGGACACCAACGAGATGATCTCGCAGACCACGCAGCTCGCGATGATGGAGAAGATCACCGAGCTGACCGAGACGGGCACCGAGAACTTCTCGCTGCAGATGCGCATCGCCGCATCGGCCATCGTCGGCAAGCAGGTCAGCTACCTCGACTCGACCACCGGCCTGCCGATCAAGGGAACGGCCGACAGCGTCTCCTTCACCGGCGTCGTCCCGACCGTCTCTGTCGGCGGCAAGGACATCCCGCTCGACCTGATCGCCGGCATCACCACCACTTCCGCAGCAACCACCACAGCTTCCTAA
- a CDS encoding FliI/YscN family ATPase, producing the protein MTTTLLPPASRGFRAAVAAARPQRVGIVSSIVGLGVEVSGIDCAIGDLVTIGDSSGAGAAPIVAEVIATTRTGLRCMPLNRLTGISAGAPVRAQGEPMLVPTGSGLFGRVIDGLGRPIDGKGPIVADGWVPLDNESPSAMGRARIDTPLQLGVRVLDTLTTVGRGQRMGLFAGSGVGKSSLLSMIARGTDAEVSVIALVGERGREVREFLEDDLGEEGLARSIVVVSTSDEPAMMRLRAAFVATRIAESFRDRGAHVMLMMDSLTRVAMAQREIGLSVGEPPATRGYPPSTFSLLAQLLERAGTGEVGSVTGIYTVLVDGDDHNEPIADSARSILDGHVVLDRKLAISGHFPSVDALGSISRVASRVNTREHTETASMLRKVLAARKSAQDLLDIGAYQPGANPLVDAAVTYEAEINAFLQQRMTDQSGVVEAWAQLTRLTRAFGGA; encoded by the coding sequence ATGACGACGACGCTGCTGCCCCCGGCCTCGCGCGGATTCCGCGCCGCGGTCGCCGCCGCCCGCCCGCAGCGCGTCGGCATCGTCTCGTCCATCGTCGGCCTCGGCGTCGAGGTCAGCGGTATCGACTGCGCGATCGGCGACCTCGTCACCATCGGAGACTCGTCGGGCGCCGGCGCGGCTCCGATCGTCGCCGAGGTCATCGCGACGACGCGTACCGGGCTCCGCTGCATGCCTCTCAACCGTCTCACCGGCATCAGCGCCGGCGCCCCCGTGCGCGCCCAGGGCGAGCCGATGCTCGTGCCCACCGGCTCCGGGCTCTTCGGCCGCGTGATCGACGGTCTCGGCCGGCCGATCGACGGTAAAGGCCCGATCGTCGCCGACGGCTGGGTGCCGCTCGACAACGAGAGCCCGTCGGCCATGGGCCGCGCGCGCATCGACACCCCGCTGCAGCTCGGGGTGCGCGTGCTCGACACACTGACCACCGTGGGCCGCGGCCAGCGCATGGGCCTGTTCGCCGGCTCCGGTGTCGGAAAGTCGTCGCTGCTCTCCATGATCGCGCGCGGCACCGACGCGGAGGTCTCGGTCATCGCCCTCGTCGGGGAGCGCGGCCGCGAGGTGCGCGAGTTCCTCGAGGACGACCTCGGCGAGGAGGGCCTCGCGCGCTCCATCGTCGTCGTCTCCACCTCCGACGAGCCGGCCATGATGCGCCTGCGCGCGGCGTTCGTCGCCACCCGGATCGCCGAGTCGTTCCGCGACCGCGGCGCCCACGTCATGCTCATGATGGACTCGCTGACCCGCGTCGCCATGGCGCAGCGCGAGATCGGACTCTCCGTCGGCGAACCCCCGGCCACCCGGGGCTACCCGCCGTCCACGTTCTCCCTGCTCGCCCAGCTGCTCGAGCGCGCGGGCACCGGCGAGGTCGGCTCGGTCACCGGCATCTACACGGTGCTCGTGGACGGCGACGACCACAACGAACCGATCGCCGACTCGGCCCGCTCGATCCTCGACGGCCACGTCGTGCTCGACCGCAAGCTCGCGATTTCCGGACACTTCCCCTCCGTCGACGCGCTCGGCTCGATCTCGCGCGTCGCCTCCCGGGTCAACACCCGCGAGCACACCGAGACCGCCTCGATGCTGCGCAAAGTGCTCGCCGCCCGCAAGTCGGCGCAGGACCTGCTCGACATCGGCGCGTACCAGCCGGGCGCCAACCCGCTCGTCGACGCCGCGGTCACCTACGAGGCCGAGATCAACGCGTTCCTGCAGCAGCGCATGACCGACCAGTCGGGCGTCGTCGAGGCGTGGGCGCAGCTCACCCGCCTCACCCGAGCCTTCGGGGGTGCCTGA
- a CDS encoding flagellar hook-length control protein FliK, with protein MIGLVAAAPPASTNTKSQSGGQSGAEGFGSELLGAISAASDAGLTDAPAAEAGTAAPVDEAPAEQASASTTDDLFAALAAEFTGSAAAVEPGETDAAADPAGDSDPAAETDAAPTAAPLLVATPLPEAAPVTLPVGLVPADAAGVPSAPSADLPAAPAAAAQAVASATAASAAASVATLSAVSGAATTAPAAAPVAQAVAAVAASPVVPRATGTPASTSAVAASTTTAPASAANVPSAQESAASVSPVTFPGAATVSPLPASAGAASPVMPGSPVVSPVMPGSPVASPVSSASPVPASPVAAVAPVTAESAEQVLPATTVAASDSAADAAPVAPLTLTPAVAAATPTVPAQAAAPASVVAAPAPPLAPQLATPIFTLAAAGPGEHVMTVDITPDNLGPITVRAHVGAEGVRVELFAPSEIARDALRAILPDIRRDMSGAGLGSNLDLSSQNQPTDRGDEGQQQRGNPRQAASAHETAAALSAAAPWILTDPSATIDVLV; from the coding sequence ATGATCGGTCTCGTCGCCGCCGCCCCGCCGGCCTCAACGAACACGAAATCGCAGTCCGGCGGCCAGTCCGGCGCGGAGGGCTTCGGCTCCGAGCTGCTCGGCGCGATCTCCGCCGCCTCCGACGCGGGCCTGACCGACGCGCCCGCCGCCGAGGCGGGCACCGCCGCTCCCGTCGACGAGGCTCCGGCCGAGCAGGCCTCCGCCTCGACGACCGACGACCTCTTCGCGGCACTCGCTGCCGAGTTCACCGGGTCGGCCGCGGCCGTCGAGCCGGGCGAGACGGATGCCGCGGCCGACCCCGCCGGCGACTCCGACCCCGCCGCGGAGACCGACGCCGCGCCCACCGCCGCGCCGCTCCTCGTCGCGACCCCGCTCCCCGAGGCCGCCCCCGTCACGCTCCCCGTCGGCCTCGTCCCCGCGGACGCCGCCGGGGTCCCCTCGGCCCCGTCCGCCGACCTCCCGGCCGCACCCGCCGCGGCCGCGCAGGCCGTCGCCTCCGCCACGGCGGCGAGCGCCGCGGCGAGCGTCGCGACGCTCTCTGCCGTGTCGGGTGCCGCGACCACCGCTCCCGCCGCGGCACCCGTCGCGCAGGCCGTGGCAGCGGTCGCCGCCTCTCCCGTCGTTCCCCGGGCAACCGGAACTCCCGCGTCAACTTCCGCCGTTGCCGCGTCCACGACTACCGCTCCCGCGTCAGCCGCGAACGTGCCCTCGGCACAGGAATCGGCCGCGTCCGTTTCCCCCGTCACGTTCCCCGGTGCCGCGACAGTTTCCCCACTGCCCGCGTCCGCCGGTGCCGCGTCCCCCGTCATGCCCGGGTCTCCAGTCGTGTCCCCCGTCATGCCCGGGTCTCCCGTCGCTTCCCCCGTCTCGTCCGCGTCCCCCGTCCCGGCATCCCCGGTTGCCGCTGTCGCCCCGGTCACGGCCGAGTCCGCGGAACAGGTTCTCCCGGCAACGACCGTTGCCGCGTCCGATTCCGCCGCCGACGCCGCGCCCGTCGCTCCGCTCACCCTGACGCCGGCCGTCGCCGCCGCGACGCCGACCGTTCCGGCCCAGGCCGCAGCGCCGGCCTCCGTGGTCGCCGCCCCGGCCCCGCCGCTCGCGCCGCAGCTCGCCACCCCGATCTTCACCCTCGCCGCGGCCGGCCCGGGCGAGCACGTGATGACCGTGGACATCACCCCCGACAACCTCGGACCGATCACCGTACGGGCCCACGTCGGCGCCGAGGGTGTGCGGGTCGAACTGTTCGCCCCCTCCGAGATCGCCCGGGACGCGTTGCGGGCGATCCTGCCCGACATCCGCCGCGACATGAGCGGCGCCGGTCTCGGCAGCAACCTCGACCTGTCGTCGCAGAACCAGCCCACGGACCGCGGGGACGAGGGACAGCAACAGCGGGGAAACCCGCGGCAGGCGGCATCCGCCCACGAAACGGCCGCCGCTCTCTCGGCAGCCGCGCCGTGGATCCTGACCGACCCGTCGGCGACCATCGACGTTCTCGTATGA
- a CDS encoding flagellar hook protein FlgE encodes MLRSLYAGISGLRSHQTMLDVTGNNIANVNTTAFKSSSTQFQDTLSQLTQGAGGPQQGVGGTNPAQVGLGVLVAGISTNFAQGSTQATGKAANLMISGDGFFVTRNGNQTSYTRAGDFDFDASGRLVSPDGSLVQGWGAVDGVVAEGGLTGDIQLPINAISAGEASTSATLGGNIPSDAAVGTVVVRDIEVFDATGAARSLSLTLTKTAAGWNVAGADPDNPAGPLTGTTALTFVDGVQTSAGTMTVGAGGIAIDLSAVTGSAGLTTMSVTAKDGRDPGTLESYTLTPDGTLIGSFSNGASQALARVVLATFTNPGGLEKTGGSSYRATFNSGEAEIGAPGDAGYGSITSGALEMSNVDLSQEFTNLIVAQRGFQANARIITTSDEVLQELTNLKR; translated from the coding sequence ATGCTTCGCTCGCTCTACGCAGGTATCTCCGGTCTTCGTTCGCACCAGACCATGCTCGACGTCACCGGCAACAACATCGCTAACGTCAACACGACCGCGTTCAAGTCCTCCTCCACGCAGTTCCAGGACACGCTCTCCCAGCTCACGCAGGGTGCCGGCGGCCCGCAGCAGGGCGTCGGCGGAACCAACCCCGCCCAGGTCGGCCTCGGTGTGCTCGTCGCGGGCATCTCGACCAACTTCGCCCAGGGCTCCACGCAGGCGACGGGCAAGGCCGCCAACCTGATGATCTCGGGCGACGGCTTCTTCGTCACCCGCAACGGCAACCAGACCTCGTACACCCGCGCAGGCGACTTCGACTTCGACGCCAGCGGCCGTCTCGTGAGCCCCGACGGGTCGCTCGTCCAGGGCTGGGGCGCCGTCGACGGCGTCGTCGCCGAGGGTGGTCTCACCGGCGACATCCAGCTGCCGATCAACGCGATCTCGGCCGGCGAGGCCAGCACGTCGGCCACGCTCGGCGGCAACATCCCCTCGGACGCCGCCGTCGGCACCGTCGTCGTGCGCGACATCGAGGTGTTCGACGCCACCGGCGCCGCACGCAGCCTCAGCCTCACGCTGACCAAGACCGCTGCGGGCTGGAATGTCGCGGGCGCCGACCCCGACAACCCCGCGGGTCCCCTCACCGGAACGACCGCGCTCACCTTCGTCGACGGCGTGCAGACCTCCGCGGGCACGATGACCGTCGGTGCCGGCGGTATCGCGATCGACCTCAGCGCCGTCACCGGCTCCGCGGGCCTCACCACCATGTCGGTCACCGCCAAGGACGGCCGCGACCCCGGAACGCTCGAGTCCTACACGCTGACCCCCGACGGCACGCTCATCGGCTCGTTCAGCAACGGCGCCTCGCAGGCACTCGCCCGCGTCGTGCTCGCCACGTTCACCAACCCGGGCGGTCTCGAGAAGACCGGCGGCTCGTCGTACCGCGCCACGTTCAACTCCGGCGAGGCCGAGATCGGCGCCCCCGGCGACGCCGGCTACGGTTCGATCACCAGCGGCGCCCTCGAGATGTCGAACGTCGACCTCTCGCAGGAGTTCACCAACCTGATCGTCGCGCAGCGCGGCTTCCAGGCCAACGCCCGCATCATCACCACCTCGGACGAGGTCCTGCAGGAGCTGACCAACCTGAAGCGATAG